A section of the Chlorocebus sabaeus isolate Y175 chromosome 17, mChlSab1.0.hap1, whole genome shotgun sequence genome encodes:
- the FAM50B gene encoding protein FAM50B translates to MAQYKGTMREAGRAMHLLKKREKQREQMEVLKQRIAEETILKSQVDKKFSAHYDAVEAELKSSTVGLVTLNDMKARQEALIRERERQLAKRQQLEEQRLQQERLREQEQRRERKRKISCLSFALDDLDDQADAAEARRAGNLGKNPDVDTSFLPDRDREEEENRLREELRQEWEAQREKVKDEEMEVTFSYWDGSGHRRTVRVRKGNTVQQFLKKALQGLRKDFLELRSAGVEQLMFIKEDLILPHYRTFYDFIIAKARGKSGPLFSFDVHDDVRLLSDATMEKDESHAGKVVLRSWYEKNKHIFPASRWEAYDPEKKWDKYTIR, encoded by the coding sequence ATGGCGCAGTACAAGGGCACCATGCGCGAGGCGGGCCGTGCCATGCACCTCCTCAAGAAGCGCGAGAAGCAGCGGGAGCAGATGGAGGTGCTGAAGCAGCGCATCGCCGAGGAGACCATCCTCAAGTCGCAGGTGGACAAGAAGTTCTCGGCGCACTACGACGCCGTGGAGGCCGAGCTGAAGTCCAGCACGGTGGGTCTGGTGACCCTGAACGACATGAAGGCCCGGCAGGAGGCCCTGATCAGGGAGCGCGAGCGGCAGCTGGCCAAGCGCCAGCAGCTGGAGGAGCAGCGGCTGCAGCAGGAGCGGCTGCGGGAGCAGGAGCAGCGGCGCGAGCGCAAGCGTAAGATCTCCTGCCTGTCCTTCGCGCTCGACGACCTCGATGACCAGGCGGACGCGGCCGAGGCCAGGCGCGCCGGAAACCTGGGCAAGAACCCCGACGTGGACACCAGCTTCCTGCCCGACCGCGACCGCGAGGAGGAGGAGAACCGGCTCCGGGAGGAGCTGCGCCAAGAGTGGGAGGCGCAGCGCGAGAAAGTGAAGGACGAGGAGATGGAGGTCACCTTCAGCTACTGGGACGGCTCGGGCCACCGGCGCACGGTGCGCGTGCGCAAGGGCAACACGGTGCAGCAGTTCCTGAAGAAGGCGCTGCAGGGGCTGCGCAAGGATTTCCTGGAGCTGCGCTCCGCGGGCGTGGAGCAGCTCATGTTCATCAAGGAGGACCTCATCCTGCCGCACTACCGCACCTTCTATGACTTCATCATCGCCAAGGCGAGGGGCAAGAGCGGGCCGCTCTTCAGCTTCGATGTGCACGACGACGTGCGCCTGCTCAGCGACGCCACCATGGAGAAGGACGAGTCGCACGCGGGCAAGGTGGTGCTGCGGAGCTGGTACGAGAAGAACAAGCACATCTTCCCCGCCAGCCGCTGGGAGGCCTACGACCCCGAGAAGAAGTGGGACAAGTACACCATCCGCTGA